From the Meleagris gallopavo isolate NT-WF06-2002-E0010 breed Aviagen turkey brand Nicholas breeding stock chromosome 19, Turkey_5.1, whole genome shotgun sequence genome, one window contains:
- the ZBTB34 gene encoding zinc finger and BTB domain-containing protein 34 isoform X1 encodes MQKCLFLKWKTLFILSCKCSCFSFRFLFTSVEMDSSSFIQFDVPEYSNTVLSQLNELRLQGKLCDIIVHIQGQPFRAHKAVLAASSPYFRDHSALSTMSGLSISVIKNPNVFEQLLSFCYTGRMSLQLKDVVSFLTAASFLQMQCVIDKCTQILESIHSKISVGDVDSVTVGAEENSENRNGVKDSSYFANPIEISPPYCSQVRQSTASSDLRMETTPGKSLRSRLQEEGHSDRGSSGSISEYEVQIEGDHEQGDLIVRESQIAEVKVKMEKSDRPSCSDSSSLGDDGYHTEMVDGEQVVAVNVGSYGSVLQHVYSFTHASSQATGVSETFGNLSNSSPSRSMLSCFRGGRARQKRISTGHLHSDVQGLLQGTDGDSMVSNTGYENNPRERNARSHWYPYNERLICIYCGKSFNQKGSLDRHMRLHMGITPFVCKFCGKKYTRKDQLEYHIRGHTDDKPFRCEICGKCFPFQGTLNQHLRKNHPGVTEVRSRMESPDRTEAFVEQKVDNDASASEAMDSSMEVHAMSNTSD; translated from the coding sequence ATGcagaagtgtttatttttgaaatggaaaactcTATTCATTCTCAGTTGtaaatgttcttgtttttctttcagattccTCTTTACATCAGTAGAAATGGACAGCAGCAGTTTCATTCAGTTTGATGTGCCTGAGTACAGCAACACTGTTCTGAGCCAGTTAAATGAACTCCGCTTGCAAGGAAAGCTGTGTGACATAATTGTGCATATTCAGGGTCAGCCATTTCGAGCCCATAAAGCTGTCTTAGCGGCCAGTTCGCCATATTTTCGTGACCATTCAGCATTAAGCACCATGAGTGGCTTATCAATATCGGTTATTAAAAATCCCAATGTTTTTGAACAGTTGCTTTCATTCTGTTACACTGGAAGGATGTCCTTACAACTGAAGGATGTTGTTAGTTTTCTAACTGCAGCTAGCTTTCTACAGATGCAGTGTGTCATTGATAAATGCACGCAGATACTGGAGAGTATTCATTCAAAGATCAGTGTTGGTGATGTTGACTCTGTTACTGTTGGTGctgaagaaaattcagaaaatcgCAATGGAGTTAAAGACAGCAGCTACTTTGCCAACCCTATTGAGATATCTCCCCCCTATTGCTCTCAGGTGCGACAGTCAACAGCAAGCAGTGATCTTAGGATGGAAACTACTCCAGGCAAAAGTCTACGTAGTCGACTGCAAGAAGAAGGGCATTCAGATCGAGGAAGCAGTGGGAGTATCTCTGAATACGAGGTTCAAATTGAGGGTGATCATGAGCAAGGAGACTTGATAGTAAGAGAAAGTCAGATTGCAGAGGTGAAAGTTAAAATGGAAAAGTCTGACAGGCCAAGTTGTTCTGATAGCTCTTCCCTTGGTGATGATGGATATCATACTGAAATGGTGGATGGAGAGCAAGTAGTAGCAGTGAATGTTGGCTCCTATGGGTCTGTTCTACAACATGTTTATTCATTTACCCATGCCTCATCACAGGCTACTGGTGTGTCTGAAACTTTTGGAAACCTTAGCAATTCAAGTCCCTCAAGGTCAATGCTGAGCTGTTTCAGAGGGGGTCGTGCACGCCAAAAACGGATATCCACTGGTCATTTACATAGTGATGTTCAAGGCTTGCTGCAAGGGACTGATGGTGATTCCATGGTGAGTAATACAGGATATGAAAATAATCCACgggaaagaaatgcaagaagtCACTGGTATCCATACAATGAGAGGCTGATTTGTATTTACTGCGGGAAGTCTTTCAACCAGAAAGGGAGCCTTGATCGACACATGCGGTTGCACATGGGAATAACTCCTTTTGTGTGCAAATTCTGTGGGAAGAAATATACCCGCAAGGACCAACTTGAGTATCATATTCGCGGTCACACAGATGATAAGCCCTTTCGCTGTGAGATCTGTggcaaatgttttcctttccagggTACACTAAACCAGCATTTACGAAAAAATCACCCTGGGGTAACAGAAGTAAGAAGCAGGATGGAGTCTCCAGACAGAACAGAAGCGTTTGTGGAACAGAAAGTAGATAATGATGCTTCAGCTTCTGAAGCCATGGATTCTAGTATGGAAGTTCATGCAATGTCTAACACGTCAGATTAA
- the ZBTB34 gene encoding zinc finger and BTB domain-containing protein 34 isoform X2, whose translation MQKCLFLKWKTLFILSCKCSCFSFRFLFTSVEMDSSSFIQFDVPEYSNTVLSQLNELRLQGKLCDIIVHIQGQPFRAHKAVLAASSPYFRDHSALSTMSGLSISVIKNPNVFEQLLSFCYTGRMSLQLKDVVSFLTAASFLQMQCVIDKCTQILESIHSKISVGDVDSVTVGAEENSENRNGVKDSSYFANPIEISPPYCSQVRQSTASSDLRMETTPGKSLRSRLQEEGHSDRGSSGSISEYEVQIEGDHEQGDLIVRESQIAEVKVKMEKSDRPSCSDSSSLGDDGYHTEMVDGEQVVAVNVGSYGSVLQHVYSFTHASSQATGVSETFGNLSNSSPSRSMLSCFRGGRARQKRISTGHLHSDVQGLLQGTDGDSMGTLNQHLRKNHPGVTEVRSRMESPDRTEAFVEQKVDNDASASEAMDSSMEVHAMSNTSD comes from the exons ATGcagaagtgtttatttttgaaatggaaaactcTATTCATTCTCAGTTGtaaatgttcttgtttttctttcagattccTCTTTACATCAGTAGAAATGGACAGCAGCAGTTTCATTCAGTTTGATGTGCCTGAGTACAGCAACACTGTTCTGAGCCAGTTAAATGAACTCCGCTTGCAAGGAAAGCTGTGTGACATAATTGTGCATATTCAGGGTCAGCCATTTCGAGCCCATAAAGCTGTCTTAGCGGCCAGTTCGCCATATTTTCGTGACCATTCAGCATTAAGCACCATGAGTGGCTTATCAATATCGGTTATTAAAAATCCCAATGTTTTTGAACAGTTGCTTTCATTCTGTTACACTGGAAGGATGTCCTTACAACTGAAGGATGTTGTTAGTTTTCTAACTGCAGCTAGCTTTCTACAGATGCAGTGTGTCATTGATAAATGCACGCAGATACTGGAGAGTATTCATTCAAAGATCAGTGTTGGTGATGTTGACTCTGTTACTGTTGGTGctgaagaaaattcagaaaatcgCAATGGAGTTAAAGACAGCAGCTACTTTGCCAACCCTATTGAGATATCTCCCCCCTATTGCTCTCAGGTGCGACAGTCAACAGCAAGCAGTGATCTTAGGATGGAAACTACTCCAGGCAAAAGTCTACGTAGTCGACTGCAAGAAGAAGGGCATTCAGATCGAGGAAGCAGTGGGAGTATCTCTGAATACGAGGTTCAAATTGAGGGTGATCATGAGCAAGGAGACTTGATAGTAAGAGAAAGTCAGATTGCAGAGGTGAAAGTTAAAATGGAAAAGTCTGACAGGCCAAGTTGTTCTGATAGCTCTTCCCTTGGTGATGATGGATATCATACTGAAATGGTGGATGGAGAGCAAGTAGTAGCAGTGAATGTTGGCTCCTATGGGTCTGTTCTACAACATGTTTATTCATTTACCCATGCCTCATCACAGGCTACTGGTGTGTCTGAAACTTTTGGAAACCTTAGCAATTCAAGTCCCTCAAGGTCAATGCTGAGCTGTTTCAGAGGGGGTCGTGCACGCCAAAAACGGATATCCACTGGTCATTTACATAGTGATGTTCAAGGCTTGCTGCAAGGGACTGATGGTGATTCCATG ggTACACTAAACCAGCATTTACGAAAAAATCACCCTGGGGTAACAGAAGTAAGAAGCAGGATGGAGTCTCCAGACAGAACAGAAGCGTTTGTGGAACAGAAAGTAGATAATGATGCTTCAGCTTCTGAAGCCATGGATTCTAGTATGGAAGTTCATGCAATGTCTAACACGTCAGATTAA